In Gouania willdenowi chromosome 17, fGouWil2.1, whole genome shotgun sequence, one DNA window encodes the following:
- the rabggtb gene encoding geranylgeranyl transferase type-2 subunit beta, translating to MGTQIKDVVIKADAPSSLLLDKHADYIAAYGSKKDDYEYTLSEYLRMSGVYWGLTVMDLMSQLSRMNRSEIIDFIKDCQHECGGVSASIGHDPHLLYTLSAVQILCLFDSVDALDVDKVVEYVKGLQQDDGSFAGDKWGEIDTRFSFCAVATLALLGKMETINLDKAIEFVLSCMNFDGGFGCRPGSESHAGQIYCCTGFLSLTGQLHQINADLLGWWLCERQLPSGGLNGRPEKLPDVCYSWWVLASLTIIGRIHWIDKAKLKKFILACQDEETGGFADRPGDMVDPFHTLFGVAGLSLLGDEQIKPVNPVLCMPEDVLQRVGLQPDILS from the exons ATG GGGACCCAGATAAAGGATGTGGTTATTAAAGCGGACGCTCCCAGCTCTCTGCTGCTGGACAAACATGCAGATTACATCGCTGCCTACGGCTCCAAGAAGGACGACTAT GAGTACACGCTGTCTGAGTACCTGAGGATGAGCGGTGTCTACTGGGGTCTGACTGTAATGGACCTGATGAGTCAGCTATCTAGGATGAACAGATCAGAGATCATTGACTTCATCAAAGACTGTCAGCACGAGTGTGGAGGTGTTAGCGCTAGCATCGGACACGACCCCCACCTGCTGTACACCCTCAGCGCTGTTCAG ATCCTGTGTTTGTTTGACAGTGTGGATGCACTAGATGTTGATAAAGTGGTGGAATATGTCAAAGGGCTGCAGCAGGACGACGGCTCCTTTGCAGGGGACAAATGGG GAGAAATAGATACACGGTTTTCCTTCTGTGCGGTGGCCACACTTGCATTACTG GGTAAGATGGAGACCATAAATCTGGACAAAGCTATTGAGTTTGTCTTGTCCTGTATGAACTTTGATGGAGGTTTTGGCTGCAGACCTGGTTCAGAGTCTCATGCTGGTCAG ATTTACTGCTGCACAGGGTTTCTGTCCCTGACTGGCCAGTTGCACCAGATAAACGCTGACCTGCTGGGCTGGTGGCTCTGTGAGAGACAGCTGCCCTCTGGAGGTCTTAATGGACGCCCTGAGAAG CTTCCAGACGTCTGCTACTCGTGGTGGGTTTTGGCGTCGTTGACAATTATTGGCAGAATCCATTGGATCGACAAAGCTAAgctgaaaaagtttattctggCCTGTCAAGATGAGGAAACGGGAGGTTTTGCAGACCGACCAGGAGACATG GTGGATCCGTTCCACACTCTGTTTGGCGTCGCTGGTCTCTCCCTCCTCGGAGACGAGCAAATCAAACCAGTGAATCCAGTGCTTTGTATGCCTGAAGACGTCCTGCAGAGGGTGGGCCTGCAACCAGACATCCTCAGTTAG